One part of the candidate division WOR-3 bacterium genome encodes these proteins:
- a CDS encoding sugar-binding protein — protein MEIFLIIFNLNALFFDKGIKFDGEVDSIWKVSDSIMVDKMFYPFYDSTSTYKTTVKSIYDENNLYFLIKINYKEEKPRKELSGKNDKISIYIDPLLSKVNAYYFAIYLDGKRQDGIVTQDGRSFDDSWDSVWENVSKIIKNEKGEYIYISEIKIPFKTINFSKDKNEWGFQVKTEFYKTKEVNYYILPDQKEDLRASKFGLLKNINPPLKGYGIEFYPVCLFRNDYYHRRDENLKGEFHPWIGTDILYRKENHTLNLAVLPDFAEIESDPFTMSFSKYEIYYPERRPFFIEGKNIFEPSGSGHWGFYSPAKIFYSRRIGRKMLDGTGEVPILSGLKYTFKSNIYETGILSVLTGRKNGDFDTSYQTLWNVLRLKRYFLVNSESGFLITYMKNLEKNEYYLGGDIDGAIRWQRNQLAYQATSTLKGKGRIGFLLNSGGNIFIKENYVLILSGKYVNNYIDISEMGYQNFYPGDRSFLFGPVYLKFNKRGIISNYFLSAAYLYLKEGIERGSSNLFFIENNIGLRNPNTWIYLSLGTGKAFEKDTEFIYKSLGFNINFNFTQITFYFGANYNYDWNYIRNYLAYTLTPYFGFELPATRRFNFSIETNGWTEFDERNSYIQTLTSNKIYLTYNFTPFMNVTFYLNPALLFEKEKTKLTYLRTSIYYTYEVKPKSKIFLVYNHSFNYENQKFSNLERIGGVKVKWIFLF, from the coding sequence ATGGAAATCTTTTTAATAATTTTTAATTTAAATGCCCTGTTTTTTGATAAGGGAATAAAATTTGATGGCGAAGTTGATTCAATATGGAAAGTATCCGACTCAATTATGGTTGATAAAATGTTCTATCCCTTTTACGATTCTACATCTACATATAAAACAACTGTTAAATCAATTTACGATGAAAATAACCTTTATTTTCTTATAAAGATAAACTATAAAGAAGAAAAACCAAGAAAAGAACTTTCAGGTAAAAATGATAAAATAAGTATTTATATTGACCCTCTTTTATCAAAGGTTAATGCTTACTATTTTGCTATATACCTTGATGGTAAAAGACAGGATGGTATAGTAACACAGGATGGAAGAAGCTTTGACGACTCATGGGATTCAGTCTGGGAAAATGTAAGTAAAATTATAAAAAATGAAAAGGGAGAATATATCTATATTTCTGAAATAAAAATTCCATTTAAAACAATTAATTTTTCAAAGGATAAAAATGAATGGGGATTTCAGGTTAAAACAGAATTTTATAAAACAAAGGAAGTAAATTATTACATTTTACCTGACCAGAAAGAAGATTTAAGAGCTTCAAAATTTGGTCTTTTAAAAAATATTAACCCACCTCTTAAAGGTTATGGAATTGAATTCTACCCTGTTTGTCTTTTTAGAAATGATTACTATCATAGAAGAGATGAGAATTTAAAAGGAGAATTTCACCCATGGATAGGAACAGATATTTTATATAGAAAAGAAAATCATACTTTAAATTTAGCAGTTTTACCTGACTTTGCAGAAATTGAATCAGATCCATTCACAATGTCTTTCAGTAAATATGAAATCTATTATCCTGAAAGAAGACCATTTTTTATTGAGGGAAAAAACATTTTTGAACCCTCAGGATCCGGACACTGGGGATTCTATTCACCTGCAAAAATATTCTATTCAAGAAGAATAGGAAGAAAGATGCTTGATGGAACAGGTGAAGTTCCAATATTGAGCGGTCTTAAATATACATTTAAATCAAATATTTATGAAACAGGAATATTAAGTGTTTTAACAGGAAGAAAAAATGGAGACTTTGATACTTCATATCAAACACTCTGGAATGTTTTAAGACTTAAAAGATATTTTTTAGTCAATTCCGAATCAGGATTTTTGATTACTTACATGAAAAATCTTGAAAAAAATGAATACTACTTAGGAGGTGATATTGATGGAGCAATAAGATGGCAGAGAAATCAGTTAGCCTACCAGGCCACCTCTACTTTAAAAGGAAAAGGAAGGATAGGTTTCTTACTCAATTCAGGAGGAAATATCTTCATTAAGGAAAACTATGTTTTAATTTTAAGTGGAAAATATGTTAATAATTACATTGATATAAGCGAAATGGGGTACCAGAATTTTTATCCCGGTGACAGGAGTTTTCTTTTTGGACCAGTTTATTTAAAATTTAATAAAAGAGGCATAATTTCTAATTATTTTCTCTCAGCAGCTTACCTTTATCTGAAAGAAGGTATAGAAAGGGGAAGTTCTAATCTATTTTTTATCGAAAATAATATCGGTTTAAGAAATCCAAATACTTGGATTTATTTAAGCTTAGGAACAGGAAAAGCCTTTGAAAAAGATACAGAATTCATATACAAATCACTTGGGTTCAATATAAATTTCAATTTTACACAGATAACCTTTTATTTTGGAGCAAATTATAACTATGACTGGAATTATATAAGAAACTATCTTGCCTATACATTAACACCCTATTTTGGATTTGAACTTCCAGCAACAAGAAGATTTAATTTTTCAATTGAAACAAACGGATGGACTGAATTTGATGAAAGAAATTCCTATATTCAAACCTTAACAAGTAACAAAATTTATTTAACTTATAACTTTACACCCTTTATGAATGTAACATTTTATCTCAATCCTGCTTTATTATTTGAAAAGGAAAAAACTAAACTTACCTATTTGAGAACTTCAATTTACTACACTTATGAGGTAAAACCAAAATCAAAGATCTTTTTGGTTTATAACCATTCCTTTAACTATGAGAATCAAAAATTCTCAAATCTGGAAAGAATAGGAGGTGTAAAGGTAAAATGGATTTTCCTATTTTAA
- a CDS encoding heparan-alpha-glucosaminide N-acetyltransferase domain-containing protein has translation MKDKKRFLFLDLLRGIAVIEMINGHSLDALLSISQKSSLFYQTWMHVRGYTAPLFLFASGISFALSTIDRKEYLVFSEKLFTRIRRILFIILLGYTLHLPYFSLRKILLYSKFNDWNNFFNVDILQCIGVSLLILQFFYFITKKEKFFLITNFFLIFIFSILSFFINKGFEPDLPLFFYKYFKNSNFPLTPFSIYLFSGVFLGYLVIKKENKNFYFIIFALINFLIYLLLKPFTNFVASIYFKIFNLTLLSLILYQLENKENKFLNIIKILGMESLLVYYSHLLVVYGSAFNKTSLKSLFSGSLSFFEIYLIIFTLIFLFTFISLFWNYLKREKKNLSNVIKYSIYFYFLFNLLLRPY, from the coding sequence GTGAAAGATAAAAAAAGGTTTTTATTCCTTGACCTTTTAAGAGGTATCGCTGTTATTGAAATGATTAACGGACATTCCCTTGATGCCCTGCTTTCAATTTCCCAGAAATCATCCCTCTTTTACCAGACCTGGATGCATGTTAGAGGATACACTGCTCCCCTTTTTCTTTTTGCTTCAGGAATAAGCTTTGCTTTATCAACAATAGATAGAAAAGAATACCTTGTTTTTTCTGAAAAATTATTTACAAGAATAAGAAGAATACTTTTTATTATTTTACTTGGTTATACCCTTCATCTTCCCTATTTTTCCTTAAGAAAAATATTATTATATTCAAAATTTAATGATTGGAATAATTTCTTTAATGTTGATATCCTTCAATGTATAGGAGTAAGCCTATTAATACTTCAATTTTTTTATTTTATTACCAAAAAGGAGAAATTTTTTTTAATTACAAACTTTTTTTTAATTTTTATTTTTTCAATTTTAAGTTTCTTTATTAATAAAGGATTTGAACCTGATTTACCCCTCTTCTTCTATAAGTATTTTAAAAATTCAAACTTTCCCTTAACACCCTTTTCCATATACCTTTTTTCAGGTGTTTTTCTCGGATATTTAGTGATAAAAAAGGAAAATAAAAATTTTTATTTTATAATTTTTGCATTAATAAATTTTTTAATATACCTTTTATTAAAACCTTTTACAAATTTTGTCGCCTCTATTTATTTTAAAATCTTTAATTTAACTCTTTTATCCTTAATTTTATATCAATTAGAAAATAAAGAAAATAAATTCTTGAATATTATAAAAATCCTCGGAATGGAATCACTCCTTGTATATTATTCACATCTATTAGTTGTTTATGGTTCTGCTTTCAATAAAACTTCTTTAAAATCACTTTTTTCAGGCTCTTTAAGTTTTTTTGAAATCTATCTAATAATTTTTACTCTTATATTCCTTTTTACCTTTATATCACTTTTCTGGAATTATCTTAAAAGAGAAAAGAAAAATTTATCAAATGTGATTAAATATTCAATTTACTTTTATTTTCTTTTTAACTTGCTTTTAAGACCATACTAA
- a CDS encoding nitroreductase family protein: MEFYELVLNRFSCRKFKDKSVDREKILKCIDAARLAPSACNSQPWRFVVVDDEKLIKEIAEIATKGIYGVINKFLFEVPCIVVVVADKEKFIARLGARITGTQYYLIDIGISSEHFVLQAQELGLGTCFIGYFNERGIKKLLNIPNRYKVPLLIAVGYPDDIYKEEDVIKVKLKSRKSLEEIVSFNKFL, translated from the coding sequence ATGGAATTTTATGAATTGGTTTTGAATAGATTCAGTTGCAGGAAATTTAAAGATAAAAGTGTGGATAGGGAGAAAATTTTAAAGTGTATTGATGCTGCGAGACTTGCTCCATCTGCCTGTAATTCTCAACCCTGGAGATTTGTTGTTGTGGATGATGAGAAATTAATTAAAGAAATAGCAGAAATTGCTACAAAGGGAATATACGGTGTAATAAATAAATTTTTATTTGAGGTTCCATGTATAGTTGTTGTGGTAGCTGACAAAGAGAAATTTATAGCAAGGTTAGGAGCAAGAATTACTGGAACCCAGTATTATCTTATTGATATAGGAATATCGAGTGAGCATTTTGTATTGCAGGCTCAGGAACTCGGTTTAGGGACATGTTTCATTGGATACTTTAATGAAAGGGGTATAAAAAAGTTACTGAATATACCGAATAGATATAAGGTTCCTCTTTTAATTGCAGTTGGTTATCCAGATGATATATATAAGGAGGAAGATGTTATAAAGGTTAAACTTAAATCAAGGAAAAGTTTAGAGGAGATTGTGTCTTTTAATAAATTCTTATAA
- a CDS encoding T9SS type A sorting domain-containing protein, whose amino-acid sequence MIKSFGVVNTMRGVKFFTPYRSEPEIKEEKHLLKQASGKKKNFLKKFLFFTFFTIPLIFSDSLNVRLIGFCDTPQWAVGVFLSFPYAYVADVADLPIIDVSDPYNPFIASNIYTPNSAGDVYVSGNYAYIADGNDGLRVVKVLPDEKYSYDIIGSSAVDLFVAGNFIYVADLDRGLCILQGGVEVGYYDTPGWVEDVYVVGNYAYLADMTALRIIDVSNPSSPYEVGSCGMPYPAATPSVYVSGSYAYMAVGDSGLCIVNISNPSSPYVVGKYVTPGSANGVFVSGSYAYVADASGGLRVIDVSNSSNPYEVSNCSTPDWALDVFISGNFAYIAANNSGLRIVDISDPLNPYEIGFFDTPDKAFGVFVSGSNAYVADLNSGLQIIDISNPVNPRRKGYYDTPGSAMGVFVSGAYYPYAYIADGSAVRVIDINFPYETGVCNTPGSASGVYKSGNYAYVADQDGGLRIVDVQDPFSPFERGYLSMPSYANEICGNSFYAYVADGLSGLRIVYVYYPGSPSEVGYYDTPGFALNVYVSGNYAYVADGDFGIRIVNISNPSNPYEVGYYDTPGFAVSVYVEDTFAYVADRWSGIRVLNVSDPSNPYEVGFHTTPDDAWDVFALNSYIYVATDWYGLGIYQFYTTEIEEKNSLTEQNFRIISNIAKDGITLNLGSNSNKGNLNLPVYNVLGQKVKDFNILPGTETKRINLLISEIKSGVYFLKIKGKKESLKIVKIP is encoded by the coding sequence ATGATAAAATCATTTGGAGTGGTAAATACAATGAGAGGAGTTAAGTTTTTTACTCCTTACAGGTCTGAACCTGAAATAAAAGAAGAAAAACACTTATTAAAACAAGCTTCAGGAAAGAAAAAAAATTTTTTGAAAAAATTCTTATTTTTTACTTTTTTTACTATTCCCTTAATCTTCTCTGATTCCTTAAATGTTAGATTAATAGGTTTCTGTGATACACCTCAATGGGCTGTTGGTGTATTTTTATCTTTTCCTTATGCCTATGTTGCAGATGTTGCTGATCTTCCAATTATAGATGTGTCAGACCCTTACAATCCTTTTATAGCCAGTAACATTTATACACCAAATAGTGCTGGTGATGTTTATGTTTCAGGTAATTATGCATATATTGCGGATGGTAATGACGGTCTCCGTGTTGTGAAAGTTTTACCAGATGAAAAATACTCTTATGACATAATTGGTAGTAGTGCTGTGGATTTGTTTGTTGCGGGTAACTTTATCTATGTTGCAGATTTGGATCGGGGGCTCTGTATCCTTCAGGGGGGTGTTGAGGTAGGTTATTATGATACACCTGGCTGGGTGGAAGATGTATATGTTGTGGGAAATTATGCTTACCTTGCTGACATGACAGCACTAAGGATTATTGATGTTTCTAATCCATCATCCCCTTATGAAGTGGGTTCCTGTGGTATGCCGTATCCTGCAGCGACACCAAGTGTTTATGTTTCCGGTTCCTATGCCTATATGGCTGTAGGCGATTCAGGTCTATGTATTGTTAATATTTCAAATCCTTCAAGTCCATATGTTGTAGGTAAGTATGTCACACCGGGTTCTGCTAATGGAGTGTTCGTTTCAGGTTCATATGCATATGTGGCAGATGCATCTGGTGGGTTACGTGTTATAGATGTTTCAAATTCTTCAAATCCTTATGAAGTCAGTAATTGTTCTACTCCTGACTGGGCATTGGATGTTTTTATTTCAGGAAATTTTGCCTATATTGCAGCAAATAATTCTGGATTACGAATTGTTGATATTTCTGATCCCTTAAACCCATATGAGATAGGTTTTTTTGATACACCGGATAAGGCATTTGGTGTATTTGTTTCAGGTTCCAATGCTTATGTGGCGGATTTAAATTCTGGTCTTCAAATAATAGATATTTCAAATCCAGTAAATCCACGCCGAAAAGGTTATTACGATACTCCTGGTTCTGCCATGGGTGTTTTTGTCTCCGGTGCTTATTACCCTTATGCCTATATTGCAGATGGTTCAGCCGTAAGAGTTATTGATATCAATTTCCCTTACGAGACCGGAGTCTGTAATACCCCTGGTTCCGCCTCTGGTGTTTATAAATCAGGAAATTACGCATATGTTGCTGATCAGGACGGAGGACTCAGAATAGTTGATGTGCAGGACCCTTTCAGCCCGTTTGAAAGGGGTTATTTATCCATGCCTTCTTATGCAAATGAAATCTGTGGAAACTCCTTCTATGCCTATGTAGCAGACGGTCTTTCGGGATTACGGATTGTATATGTATATTATCCTGGTTCTCCTTCAGAAGTCGGATATTATGATACGCCTGGTTTTGCATTAAATGTTTATGTTTCAGGAAATTATGCTTATGTTGCTGATGGTGATTTTGGTATTCGTATAGTTAATATTTCTAACCCCTCAAATCCCTATGAAGTTGGATACTATGATACACCCGGATTTGCTGTGTCTGTTTATGTTGAAGATACTTTTGCTTATGTAGCAGATCGCTGGAGTGGTATTAGGGTTTTGAATGTAAGTGATCCATCAAATCCATATGAAGTTGGTTTTCACACTACACCTGATGATGCCTGGGATGTTTTTGCTTTAAACTCCTATATTTATGTTGCCACTGATTGGTATGGATTAGGGATTTATCAATTTTATACTACTGAAATTGAAGAAAAAAATAGTTTAACAGAACAGAATTTTAGGATTATTTCTAACATTGCAAAAGATGGTATTACACTAAATTTGGGATCTAATTCCAATAAAGGCAATCTTAATTTACCAGTTTATAATGTTCTTGGTCAAAAGGTAAAAGACTTTAATATACTTCCGGGTACTGAAACAAAAAGAATTAATCTTTTAATTTCTGAAATTAAAAGTGGTGTATATTTTTTGAAAATTAAAGGAAAAAAGGAAAGCTTAAAAATTGTAAAAATTCCCTGA
- a CDS encoding glycosyltransferase encodes MYFLYLFLFFPVFLLFAIFGAYRLWLLLLYRNSEKVKLPQKEIKEFPFTTIQIPIYNEFNVVERIVESAVKIDYPKEKFEIQILDDSTDETKELVDRLVEIKRKEGFNIYAIRRDNRKGFKAGALKNGLKYAKGEFVAIFDADFIIPADFLKRTLPYFEDPKVAFVQAKWDYINENENLLTRIQAMLLRNHFWLEQEAKFKSGFFFNFNGTAGIWRKSAIIEAGNWHEDTLAEDLDLSIRSHLKGFKGIFLDDLLVSSELPTDFNAFLIQQKRWTKGTFQVGLKLWKSILKSNLDREDKLNILIHTLSPFLYLLNVIYFVIIWPLSRYSHILFGLLVLFLGMVNLYNIWTIDKKVRKDYLYEWRLKDMFYLIIVFTSFCFEGTKAVLEAIFKKDFIFERTPKKGNGTRKAYSVKYEIGISEILKIFYSFISIFLAFKLKIWGAIPWLFLFSLSSLYYFVKHINIVSTNVAIEKSVLTKR; translated from the coding sequence ATGTATTTTCTTTATTTATTTTTATTTTTTCCGGTTTTTTTGCTATTTGCAATTTTTGGGGCATATAGACTTTGGCTTTTACTTCTTTACAGAAATTCAGAAAAAGTAAAATTGCCCCAGAAGGAAATTAAGGAATTTCCCTTTACTACAATTCAGATACCAATTTATAATGAGTTTAATGTAGTGGAAAGAATAGTGGAGAGTGCTGTAAAAATTGATTATCCAAAGGAAAAATTCGAAATTCAAATACTTGATGATTCAACTGATGAAACAAAGGAACTTGTTGATAGACTTGTTGAAATTAAGAGAAAAGAAGGATTTAATATCTACGCAATAAGAAGAGATAATAGAAAGGGATTCAAAGCAGGAGCACTTAAAAATGGACTTAAATATGCAAAAGGAGAGTTTGTGGCAATATTTGATGCTGATTTTATAATACCCGCTGATTTTTTAAAAAGAACCCTTCCCTATTTTGAAGATCCAAAAGTAGCTTTCGTTCAGGCAAAATGGGATTATATAAATGAAAATGAAAACTTACTTACAAGAATTCAGGCAATGCTTTTAAGAAATCACTTCTGGCTTGAGCAGGAGGCAAAGTTTAAAAGTGGTTTCTTCTTTAATTTTAACGGAACTGCTGGAATATGGAGAAAATCTGCTATAATTGAAGCAGGTAACTGGCATGAAGATACCCTTGCAGAAGACCTTGATTTATCAATAAGAAGTCACCTTAAAGGATTCAAGGGGATTTTTTTAGATGATCTTTTAGTTTCTTCTGAATTACCCACAGATTTTAATGCTTTTTTAATTCAGCAAAAAAGGTGGACAAAAGGAACTTTTCAGGTCGGTCTGAAGCTATGGAAGAGCATTTTGAAATCAAATTTAGATAGAGAGGATAAACTTAATATTTTAATCCATACCCTTTCACCTTTCCTTTACCTTTTAAATGTAATCTACTTTGTTATTATTTGGCCTTTATCAAGATATTCACATATACTCTTTGGACTTCTTGTTCTTTTTCTTGGTATGGTAAATTTATATAACATATGGACAATAGATAAAAAAGTAAGAAAAGATTACTTATATGAGTGGAGACTTAAAGATATGTTTTATTTGATAATAGTTTTTACTTCTTTCTGTTTTGAAGGAACAAAAGCTGTTCTTGAAGCAATTTTCAAAAAGGATTTTATTTTTGAAAGAACTCCCAAAAAGGGAAATGGGACAAGAAAAGCTTACTCTGTAAAATATGAGATAGGTATATCAGAAATTTTAAAAATTTTCTATTCCTTTATTTCCATTTTTTTAGCTTTCAAACTGAAAATCTGGGGTGCAATACCATGGCTTTTCCTCTTTTCTTTAAGTAGCCTTTATTACTTTGTAAAACATATTAATATTGTGAGTACAAATGTAGCAATAGAAAAAAGCGTTCTTACAAAAAGATAG